A single window of Flagellimonas maritima DNA harbors:
- a CDS encoding amidohydrolase — MKNLLSLVSILIFLMSCNQKEEVDLIVYNANIYTVDAGFSKAGSFAVSNSKFIAVSDSTDIYEKYSAKKEMNADGKTIVPGLIDAHCHFYGLGLNQQVVDLVGTTSFQEIVDRVVAFQKENPSNFIQGRGWDQNDWEVKEFPTKDKLDELFPNTPIALERVDGHAYLVNQKALELAGITLDTQVEGGEIVKKDGKITGVLVDNPMGMVDEVIPKPNKATQIQALKDAERLCFNYGLTTVNDAGLHRPTIDLIDSLQKAGDLSIRVYAMVSNTKENLDHYLSKGIIKTNTLNVRSVKVYGDGALGSRGAALRAPYSDQEGHFGAMITPVDQIEALAERIASSEYQMNTHAIGDSANIVVLRAYNKALEGKEDRRWKVEHAQVISEQDFDYFENGIIPSIQPTHATSDMYWAEDRLGAERVQGAYAFKKLLNKAGTVALGTDFPVEQVSPFLTFYAAVARQDLEQYPEGGFQMKNALSREETLKGMTIWAAHSNFEENEKGSIEVGKFADFVLLSDDIMTIPIDDIPNLNSEQVFVGGVQVK, encoded by the coding sequence ATGAAAAATCTTCTTTCCCTAGTATCAATTCTTATTTTTCTTATGTCTTGCAATCAAAAAGAAGAAGTGGATTTGATAGTCTATAATGCAAATATTTACACCGTCGATGCTGGCTTTTCCAAAGCAGGTAGCTTTGCTGTTTCCAACAGTAAGTTTATTGCAGTATCCGATTCCACTGATATTTACGAAAAATATTCTGCAAAAAAGGAAATGAACGCTGACGGTAAAACTATCGTCCCCGGACTAATAGATGCACATTGCCACTTTTACGGATTGGGCCTCAACCAACAAGTGGTCGATTTGGTAGGAACCACAAGTTTTCAAGAAATAGTGGATAGAGTAGTAGCTTTTCAAAAGGAGAATCCTTCTAATTTTATTCAGGGAAGAGGATGGGATCAAAACGACTGGGAAGTAAAGGAATTCCCTACCAAAGACAAATTGGACGAACTTTTTCCTAATACCCCGATAGCGTTGGAACGAGTGGACGGGCATGCATATTTAGTCAATCAAAAAGCACTGGAATTGGCAGGAATTACTTTGGACACACAGGTCGAAGGTGGAGAGATTGTGAAAAAAGATGGAAAAATAACTGGAGTACTGGTAGACAATCCTATGGGAATGGTCGATGAAGTTATTCCCAAACCAAACAAGGCTACCCAGATTCAGGCTTTAAAAGATGCCGAGCGTTTGTGTTTTAATTATGGATTGACCACGGTCAATGATGCTGGATTGCACAGACCAACAATTGATTTGATAGACAGTCTACAAAAAGCCGGCGATTTGTCTATACGGGTATACGCGATGGTGAGTAACACAAAGGAAAATTTAGACCATTACCTGAGCAAGGGAATCATTAAAACCAATACATTAAATGTTCGTTCTGTAAAAGTATATGGTGATGGTGCCTTGGGTTCAAGAGGAGCGGCATTAAGAGCACCTTACTCAGACCAAGAAGGACATTTTGGAGCTATGATTACACCGGTAGACCAAATTGAAGCATTAGCGGAACGAATTGCCTCCTCAGAATATCAAATGAATACCCATGCCATAGGGGATTCTGCCAATATCGTTGTTTTAAGGGCATATAATAAAGCCTTAGAAGGTAAAGAAGATAGAAGATGGAAAGTGGAGCATGCACAAGTAATTTCTGAGCAGGATTTTGATTATTTTGAAAATGGGATTATCCCATCTATTCAGCCAACCCACGCAACGAGCGATATGTATTGGGCAGAAGACAGATTAGGTGCAGAAAGGGTTCAAGGAGCCTATGCCTTCAAAAAATTGTTGAACAAAGCAGGGACGGTAGCTTTGGGAACTGATTTTCCCGTAGAACAAGTGAGTCCTTTTTTAACTTTCTATGCAGCAGTGGCAAGGCAGGATTTAGAACAATATCCAGAAGGTGGTTTTCAAATGAAGAACGCGCTATCAAGGGAAGAAACCTTAAAGGGGATGACCATTTGGGCAGCACATTCCAACTTTGAAGAGAACGAAAAAGGAAGCATAGAGGTCGGAAAATTCGCTGATTTTGTGCTGCTGAGCGATGATATCATGACTATTCCAATCGATGATATTCCAAACTTAAATTCGGAACAAGTCTTTGTAGGTGGAGTTCAAGTAAAATAA
- a CDS encoding carboxypeptidase-like regulatory domain-containing protein: MRIVTYMLLLSLVPYFGLGQNKINGKVVDQLGFPVYRASVEIDATDIVAYTDYDGSFLLKSEKDFHWKVNIKSKGYKPQSFFVISGGNTGDIVLEYDATIKELLDGNSSLDQKFYRNSWGKAVLIPKSEILLAGVFNF; the protein is encoded by the coding sequence ATGCGCATAGTAACCTATATGCTCTTATTGTCCCTTGTTCCCTATTTTGGCCTTGGTCAAAATAAAATAAACGGAAAAGTTGTTGATCAACTTGGATTTCCCGTTTATAGGGCTTCTGTTGAAATCGATGCAACGGACATTGTTGCCTATACCGATTATGACGGTTCTTTTTTATTAAAAAGCGAAAAGGATTTTCATTGGAAGGTCAACATCAAGTCCAAGGGTTATAAGCCACAGTCTTTTTTTGTAATAAGTGGCGGTAATACTGGTGATATTGTATTGGAATATGATGCTACCATTAAAGAACTATTGGATGGCAATTCCAGCTTGGACCAAAAATTTTATCGGAATTCATGGGGAAAAGCAGTCCTGATTCCAAAGTCAGAAATTCTCTTGGCCGGCGTTTTCAATTTTTAA
- a CDS encoding tetratricopeptide repeat protein translates to MNRNHLIFFPIFLGTFFILIAQETKIHTHEKKVFQDALSLYNNQQYQAAQTIFEKVKVETKDYETKANSAYYAANAAIRLNQRGADKMMEDFVERYPTSTKRNSAFLDVADYYFETGKYPYALKWYKKVDQSTMSNTDKERFNFNNGYALYSSNRPKDAERYLSKVSNSTKYGSQAKYYLGYIAYEQDDYDGASERFDQITDPELLNEKLSYYQADLNFKLGNFEEAIALAKKQLPKSDRSEVSELNKIIGESYFNLEQYEEAVPYLEKYRGKRGKFNNTDYYLIGYSYYKIGDYDSAVQQFNKIIGGTNSVSQNAYYHLAECYLKLNKKSEALNAFRNASQMDFSAEIQKDAFLNYARLSYEIGNAYEPVPEVLTAYLEKYPKDEHQQEIQELLVDSYITSRNFEGAMVLLEQNKGYASKETYQKVAFYRGVELFMDGDYETAFEHFSKSLKSAENPTFEARALYWKSESDYRLNRFEAALEGFNRFQGLEASKNLEEYQDLDYNLGYCHFKLKNYGSAVNHFKNIVSSGKENIDILNDSNLRLGDSYFVTSQYKLAQTAYDEALKLNVSEQDYAAFQKTLCSGFLGNNSAKLEGLNRFLTRYPKSSFRDDALFELGNTYVKIDEEAKGLQTYDRLVEEFATSKFAPRALLRQGLVHYNANRNSQALTKLKEIVQKYPKTQEAKQAVGTAKLVYVDEGRVSEYATWARSLDFVEVTDTELDNASYESADRKYAEGKTDMAIRGYEDYLKEFPNGLHALQANFNLAQLYFAKGDKEKALPNYKAVADSNGEFTEQALSRVCEIYVGKQDYENAIPFLEKLENTAEIPQNRTFAQSNLMKGYYEKENFDKTITYAEKVLKAPKIDNRIKSDAQIMIARSAIATGDGQLAETSYDEVKKIAIGETAAEAWYYDAYFKNKSQDFEASNTSVQKLAKDYASHKKWGGKGLVLMAKNFYALGDAFQATYILESVISNFSEFESIVAEAKGELSIIKAREAKSNSSVDPNGN, encoded by the coding sequence ATGAATCGAAATCACCTCATTTTCTTCCCCATTTTCTTGGGAACTTTTTTTATTCTTATAGCTCAAGAGACCAAAATCCATACCCACGAAAAAAAGGTCTTTCAAGATGCACTATCACTTTATAATAACCAACAATACCAAGCAGCACAGACTATTTTTGAAAAAGTGAAGGTCGAGACAAAGGACTACGAGACCAAAGCAAATAGTGCCTATTATGCCGCAAATGCAGCCATACGCCTAAACCAACGTGGAGCCGATAAGATGATGGAGGATTTTGTGGAGCGTTACCCAACCTCTACAAAGCGTAACTCGGCTTTTTTGGACGTAGCCGATTATTATTTTGAGACGGGAAAATATCCCTATGCACTCAAATGGTACAAAAAAGTGGATCAGTCCACCATGTCAAATACCGATAAGGAACGTTTCAATTTCAATAATGGGTATGCGCTGTATTCGTCCAACAGGCCAAAGGATGCAGAGCGTTATTTAAGCAAAGTGAGCAATTCGACCAAATATGGATCCCAAGCAAAATATTATTTGGGATATATTGCCTATGAGCAGGATGATTACGATGGTGCTAGTGAGCGTTTTGATCAGATTACCGACCCCGAACTTCTTAATGAAAAGTTATCGTATTATCAGGCGGACCTAAATTTTAAGTTAGGAAATTTTGAGGAAGCCATTGCCCTGGCCAAAAAACAGTTGCCAAAGTCTGACCGTAGTGAAGTATCCGAGCTTAACAAAATCATCGGCGAAAGCTACTTTAATTTGGAACAGTACGAAGAGGCCGTTCCATATTTGGAAAAGTACCGCGGAAAACGTGGGAAATTCAATAATACGGATTATTACTTGATTGGATATTCCTATTATAAAATCGGAGACTATGACAGCGCGGTTCAACAATTCAACAAAATTATAGGAGGCACAAATAGCGTCTCCCAAAATGCATATTATCATCTGGCCGAGTGCTATCTGAAATTAAATAAAAAATCAGAAGCCTTGAACGCTTTTAGAAATGCTTCCCAAATGGATTTCAGTGCAGAAATACAAAAGGATGCTTTCTTGAATTACGCTAGATTGAGCTACGAAATAGGAAATGCGTACGAACCTGTTCCAGAAGTGTTGACTGCTTATCTGGAAAAGTATCCAAAAGATGAACATCAACAAGAAATTCAAGAGTTGTTGGTAGATTCCTATATCACTTCAAGGAATTTTGAGGGAGCAATGGTTCTTTTAGAACAAAACAAGGGATACGCCAGCAAAGAAACCTATCAAAAAGTAGCATTTTACAGGGGAGTGGAACTGTTTATGGACGGTGATTATGAAACAGCTTTTGAGCACTTTTCCAAATCGTTGAAAAGTGCGGAAAATCCAACTTTTGAGGCACGCGCACTGTATTGGAAATCTGAATCCGATTATAGATTAAATCGTTTTGAGGCAGCTTTGGAAGGTTTCAATAGGTTCCAAGGACTTGAGGCTTCAAAAAATCTAGAGGAATATCAAGATTTGGATTATAATTTGGGGTATTGTCATTTCAAACTGAAAAATTACGGTAGTGCAGTAAATCATTTCAAAAATATAGTCAGCTCTGGCAAAGAAAATATAGACATACTCAATGATAGTAACCTGCGATTGGGCGATAGTTATTTCGTTACCAGTCAATACAAACTAGCTCAGACCGCTTATGATGAAGCATTAAAACTAAACGTTTCTGAACAAGACTATGCAGCTTTTCAAAAAACATTGTGCAGTGGGTTTTTAGGAAATAATAGCGCCAAGCTTGAAGGCTTAAATCGATTTTTAACAAGATATCCTAAGTCCTCTTTTAGGGACGACGCCCTTTTTGAGCTGGGCAACACATATGTAAAAATAGATGAAGAGGCCAAAGGCCTTCAAACGTATGACAGGCTTGTTGAAGAATTTGCAACAAGCAAGTTTGCTCCTAGAGCATTGCTTCGCCAAGGATTGGTTCACTATAACGCCAACAGAAATAGTCAAGCATTGACCAAGTTAAAGGAAATTGTGCAAAAATATCCAAAAACACAAGAGGCCAAACAGGCTGTAGGAACTGCCAAATTGGTCTATGTGGATGAAGGAAGGGTAAGTGAATACGCTACTTGGGCAAGAAGTTTGGATTTTGTAGAAGTTACGGACACTGAATTGGATAACGCAAGCTACGAATCAGCCGATAGAAAATATGCAGAAGGTAAAACCGATATGGCCATTCGAGGTTACGAAGATTATTTAAAAGAATTCCCAAACGGCCTACATGCGCTACAGGCCAATTTCAATCTTGCCCAACTCTATTTTGCCAAAGGGGATAAGGAAAAAGCATTGCCAAATTATAAAGCTGTTGCCGATAGCAATGGGGAGTTTACCGAACAGGCACTTTCTAGGGTCTGCGAGATATATGTTGGAAAACAGGATTATGAAAATGCCATTCCTTTTTTGGAAAAATTGGAAAACACTGCTGAAATCCCTCAAAATAGAACCTTTGCGCAATCCAATTTGATGAAGGGCTACTACGAAAAAGAGAATTTTGATAAAACGATAACCTATGCGGAAAAAGTTCTTAAAGCTCCTAAAATAGATAATCGTATTAAAAGTGATGCGCAAATTATGATCGCACGTTCTGCAATCGCAACAGGTGATGGACAATTGGCAGAAACTTCGTATGATGAAGTCAAGAAAATCGCTATTGGGGAGACAGCGGCAGAAGCTTGGTACTATGATGCCTATTTTAAAAATAAGAGTCAGGATTTTGAGGCTTCGAATACATCGGTACAAAAACTGGCCAAGGATTATGCGTCACATAAAAAATGGGGAGGAAAAGGATTGGTATTGATGGCCAAGAATTTCTATGCATTGGGCGATGCATTTCAAGCTACCTATATATTGGAAAGTGTAATTTCCAATTTTTCCGAATTTGAAAGCATTGTGGCAGAGGCCAAGGGAGAACTTTCCATTATAAAGGCACGTGAGGCAAAAAGCAATTCTTCTGTAGATCCTAACGGGAACTAA
- a CDS encoding OmpA family protein has translation MRLPFTNIVPLSLLSLIFSSAVSQNLVQNGSFEDFIECPIKMSNLNKDAEFWSAPTLGTTDYFNECSKTKLGIPMNFKGKQEAFEGNAYAGLYLYAPKDYREYIQVELSETLKKGHRYSLKLSLSLSEKSDGAVMEIGAAFSEKPLSIHTKRQLSNATLESEIIKTTRPEQFLTNGFYDDKTEWMHIELEIIAKGFERYLILGNFKSNGGTNYLDFGKNRTSTEGYSYYYLDNIMLTYVGPDYQPNQTYVLNHVNFDFDRFELGPKARKSLKDVYEHLKKHPKLKVTISGHTDHLGSEEYNEVLSNQRANTVAKYLRKLGLENDRISYIGYGNKIPLDSTLTDKARRKNRRVEFVMTEFVDE, from the coding sequence ATGCGATTACCATTCACGAACATAGTGCCCCTTTCTCTCCTTTCCCTGATATTCTCATCAGCGGTATCACAGAATCTTGTCCAAAACGGAAGCTTTGAAGATTTCATAGAATGTCCTATCAAAATGAGTAACCTCAACAAGGATGCTGAATTTTGGAGTGCTCCCACTTTAGGGACTACTGATTATTTTAATGAATGCAGCAAAACAAAACTTGGAATCCCAATGAACTTTAAGGGCAAGCAAGAAGCTTTTGAAGGCAATGCCTATGCTGGTCTATATTTATATGCACCAAAAGATTATAGGGAATATATACAGGTAGAATTATCTGAAACCTTAAAAAAGGGGCATCGTTATAGCTTAAAACTTTCACTAAGTCTTTCTGAAAAATCTGATGGAGCCGTCATGGAGATTGGTGCTGCATTTTCCGAAAAGCCTCTGTCCATTCATACCAAAAGACAGCTTTCCAATGCCACTTTAGAATCAGAAATAATAAAAACCACGCGGCCAGAGCAGTTTTTGACCAATGGCTTTTATGATGACAAAACAGAGTGGATGCACATTGAACTGGAAATTATAGCAAAAGGTTTTGAGCGCTATTTGATTTTGGGAAATTTTAAAAGTAATGGCGGCACTAATTACTTGGATTTTGGAAAGAACAGAACATCTACCGAAGGTTATTCTTATTATTATCTGGATAATATAATGCTCACCTATGTGGGACCTGACTATCAGCCTAACCAGACCTATGTACTCAATCACGTTAATTTTGACTTTGATCGTTTTGAATTGGGACCAAAAGCAAGAAAAAGTTTGAAGGATGTTTATGAGCATCTAAAAAAACATCCTAAATTAAAAGTAACGATTAGTGGACATACAGACCATTTGGGTTCTGAAGAGTATAATGAAGTTTTGTCCAATCAACGGGCAAATACTGTAGCAAAATACCTTAGAAAACTTGGACTTGAAAATGATAGGATTTCATATATCGGTTATGGGAATAAAATTCCTTTGGACAGTACGCTTACAGATAAGGCCAGAAGAAAAAATCGACGCGTGGAGTTTGTAATGACAGAGTTCGTTGATGAGTGA
- a CDS encoding OmpA family protein, with product MYCKTTRIFLFFGFSILLGFPISGQNLILNPGFENFKSCPSHITNPSILLEDISLPTSSSGDYFNKCGSNDFGIPSNFKGSQITTEGSGYVGLYFYALNNYREYVQLNTSKTLREKHSYKISIQLSLAEASSLALKNISIVLVNKKIKFPNGSALTSSRLDLHEDITFYEVKLKPNKSLANTNDWVTLTAEFEAKGFENHVIIGNFSNNANTALLEHKGSVLSSDFSYYYVDNIVLEELPRVNYEKDKIYVLERNPFEPKGYELDAEAIASIKKIFKYLKENAAVQMKITGHSDNVGKPEYNKFVSSLRARAVALYLKNLGIDDKRIVWEGVGDTRPLGNGKIKENHLSNRRVEFVMTEFRD from the coding sequence ATGTATTGTAAGACTACTCGTATTTTTTTATTTTTCGGTTTTAGTATTTTATTGGGGTTTCCAATTTCTGGACAAAATTTGATTTTAAACCCTGGATTTGAAAACTTCAAATCTTGCCCCTCGCACATAACAAATCCCAGTATTTTACTTGAAGATATTTCTTTGCCGACATCAAGTTCTGGCGACTACTTCAACAAATGTGGTTCAAATGATTTTGGGATTCCTTCCAACTTCAAGGGTTCACAAATAACAACAGAAGGCTCAGGTTATGTTGGACTTTATTTCTATGCTTTAAATAACTATCGCGAATATGTTCAATTGAATACCAGCAAAACGTTGAGAGAAAAACATTCTTACAAAATATCAATACAATTAAGTCTTGCTGAAGCATCTAGCTTGGCTTTGAAAAATATATCAATTGTACTGGTCAACAAAAAGATAAAGTTTCCCAACGGTTCAGCTTTGACCAGTTCTCGTTTAGATTTACATGAGGATATTACTTTTTATGAAGTAAAATTAAAACCGAACAAATCTTTGGCAAATACTAACGATTGGGTTACGCTAACAGCAGAATTTGAAGCCAAAGGTTTTGAAAACCATGTCATTATAGGCAATTTTAGCAATAATGCGAACACAGCGTTGTTGGAACATAAAGGTTCCGTATTATCCAGTGACTTCTCTTATTATTATGTTGATAATATAGTTCTTGAGGAGCTTCCAAGAGTCAATTATGAAAAAGATAAGATATACGTTTTGGAGCGAAATCCGTTTGAGCCCAAAGGATACGAATTGGATGCAGAAGCAATAGCAAGTATCAAAAAAATATTCAAGTATCTCAAAGAAAATGCAGCTGTACAGATGAAGATTACAGGGCATTCCGATAATGTTGGAAAACCCGAATACAATAAGTTCGTATCCTCTTTAAGAGCCAGGGCAGTTGCACTTTATCTTAAAAATCTTGGTATTGATGACAAGCGTATTGTTTGGGAAGGTGTCGGGGACACAAGGCCACTTGGAAATGGAAAAATCAAAGAAAACCATCTTTCCAATCGTAGAGTAGAATTTGTAATGACCGAGTTTAGGGATTAG
- a CDS encoding cell division ATP-binding protein FtsE yields the protein MLETIVKLKDVAIFQNENLILNKITLEVKKGEFVYIIGKTGSGKSSFMKTLYADIPLKQGSGNVVDFDLKKLQEKDIPYLRRKLGIVFQDFKLLSDRNINNNLRFVLKATGWTDTTKMDSKIEEVLDKVGMKTKGFKFPHELSGGEQQRIAIARALLNDPELILADEPTGNLDPQTSVEVMKVLQDINQNGRTIIMATHDYALILKYPHKTLKCDGSKVFEVIQKATAS from the coding sequence ATGCTCGAAACCATCGTAAAATTAAAAGACGTAGCTATATTCCAAAATGAAAATCTCATCTTGAACAAAATTACCTTAGAAGTAAAAAAAGGGGAATTTGTATATATAATCGGTAAAACGGGGAGTGGGAAAAGTAGTTTTATGAAAACCTTATATGCGGATATTCCCTTGAAGCAAGGCTCTGGCAATGTGGTCGATTTTGATTTGAAAAAGCTGCAGGAAAAGGACATTCCATATTTAAGGAGAAAATTAGGTATTGTTTTTCAGGATTTTAAATTACTATCCGATAGAAATATTAACAACAATCTACGTTTTGTTCTCAAAGCAACGGGATGGACAGATACCACTAAGATGGACAGTAAAATTGAAGAAGTTTTGGACAAAGTGGGAATGAAAACCAAAGGTTTTAAGTTTCCGCATGAATTATCCGGTGGAGAACAGCAACGTATTGCAATAGCTCGAGCCCTACTGAATGACCCAGAGTTGATTCTTGCAGATGAACCTACGGGAAACTTAGACCCGCAGACAAGTGTTGAAGTCATGAAAGTACTTCAAGACATCAACCAGAACGGGCGGACAATCATTATGGCCACCCATGATTATGCCCTTATTCTTAAATATCCGCATAAAACATTGAAATGTGATGGAAGCAAAGTTTTTGAGGTTATTCAAAAAGCAACTGCATCATGA
- a CDS encoding DUF2911 domain-containing protein — translation MKNVFLITLLTVSLVFSTEATAQKFSGLDKSPADIASYPTSYRVSDKAVRVIYSRPQLKGRSLSELAPAGKVWRTGANEAPEITFYKDATVGGKAVKAGTYSLFTIPGEDEWTVILNSNLNQWGAYSYDNAADITRVTAKTSTDGESLEAFSIAFDEDGNNMIMGWGTTRATLPISF, via the coding sequence ATGAAAAATGTATTCTTAATTACTTTATTAACCGTGTCACTTGTTTTTTCAACAGAGGCTACAGCACAAAAGTTCAGTGGTTTGGACAAAAGTCCTGCTGATATTGCTTCTTATCCTACAAGCTACAGAGTATCCGACAAAGCCGTTCGTGTCATCTATAGCCGTCCCCAATTAAAGGGACGTAGTCTTTCTGAACTTGCCCCTGCAGGTAAAGTTTGGAGAACGGGAGCAAACGAAGCTCCGGAAATTACTTTTTATAAAGATGCTACCGTTGGCGGTAAAGCTGTAAAAGCTGGAACATATTCTTTATTTACTATTCCTGGAGAAGATGAATGGACCGTGATTTTGAACAGTAATCTAAACCAATGGGGTGCCTATTCTTATGATAATGCGGCAGACATAACTAGAGTTACTGCCAAAACAAGTACTGATGGTGAGTCTTTGGAAGCTTTCTCCATTGCGTTTGACGAGGATGGAAACAATATGATTATGGGCTGGGGCACTACTCGTGCTACGTTACCTATAAGTTTCTAA
- a CDS encoding TonB-dependent receptor — MYKKHSYIFTILFLSLWGAVLAQETDDIGTETVTVVKPYSPTVSDAFKLKSSPNLNDSIVLQKKKINYSIFSVPVASTFTPAKGKASRVKKTPPPTLYNSYASVGLGNFNNALVDFYTSREFSRGEDLLDFGLNHNSSRGNIESTPLDADFYNTKIDVSYAKKDRDVDWGASVGLQHQLYNWYGIENDAFDEAVVASIDETQNYFNAQAKAHLNLEDSFFKSGTILVRRFWDATESGENRAVLAPTIELPVTEEMVTISTKLDYVGGSFENESLNNTTNEVGINYGHFQVGINPSLTMLRDDLTLNLGANLVYGMDTENSDGNFYIYPAVTGSYRLLNETVIAYGGVEGELRQNSYYDFVNENTFVSPTLTIQPTDQQYEGYLGIKGQLLSNVGYNIKGSYTAENRRPLFLLNPENLFRNDEKGYFYGNSFQVFYDDIKTLGIFAELNVDVNRNFTLGVNAEFYDYDTETDNPAWNLPSIKGSLFMDYQIGKQWYMGANLFFVGEREDLVSVALENAEPSDFPSTIVTLDSFFDANAHVGYRFNEQLSVFVKASNIANNDYQRWANFRVQSFQALAGLSYKFDF; from the coding sequence ATGTACAAAAAGCATAGCTATATATTCACCATATTATTTTTGAGCCTTTGGGGAGCAGTTTTAGCCCAGGAAACCGATGATATAGGTACTGAAACGGTCACTGTGGTAAAACCTTACTCACCGACCGTTTCAGATGCCTTTAAGTTGAAATCATCACCCAATTTAAATGATTCCATTGTCTTGCAAAAAAAGAAAATAAATTACAGCATTTTCTCCGTGCCCGTAGCTTCTACTTTTACTCCCGCAAAGGGAAAAGCATCGCGGGTGAAAAAAACACCGCCACCAACCTTGTACAATTCGTACGCATCGGTCGGTTTGGGAAATTTCAATAATGCTCTGGTAGATTTTTATACGAGCCGCGAATTCAGTAGGGGAGAGGACCTGTTGGATTTTGGACTGAATCATAATTCTTCAAGAGGCAATATTGAGTCGACTCCTTTGGATGCAGATTTTTATAATACCAAAATTGATGTTTCTTATGCAAAAAAGGACAGGGATGTGGATTGGGGTGCCAGTGTCGGACTTCAACATCAGCTTTACAATTGGTACGGAATCGAAAATGATGCTTTTGACGAGGCAGTGGTTGCAAGCATTGACGAAACCCAAAATTATTTCAACGCACAGGCCAAAGCACATTTAAATCTTGAAGATTCCTTCTTTAAGAGTGGAACCATTTTGGTAAGGAGGTTTTGGGATGCTACGGAATCTGGGGAGAATCGTGCCGTACTAGCGCCTACTATTGAGCTACCTGTAACAGAAGAAATGGTGACCATTAGCACTAAATTGGATTATGTTGGTGGAAGTTTTGAAAACGAATCCTTAAACAATACAACAAATGAGGTTGGAATAAACTACGGTCATTTTCAAGTTGGCATAAATCCGAGCCTTACCATGCTTCGCGATGACCTCACGCTTAATCTTGGTGCCAATTTGGTTTATGGAATGGATACAGAAAATAGCGATGGTAATTTTTATATCTATCCAGCAGTTACGGGATCTTACCGTTTGTTAAATGAAACGGTTATAGCCTATGGTGGTGTAGAAGGTGAGCTAAGACAGAATTCTTATTATGATTTTGTAAATGAAAATACGTTTGTCTCCCCAACACTAACTATTCAACCTACGGATCAGCAGTATGAAGGATATTTAGGTATTAAAGGGCAGTTATTGTCCAATGTAGGGTACAACATCAAGGGTTCCTACACTGCTGAAAATCGAAGACCTTTGTTTTTGTTGAATCCAGAAAATCTGTTCAGGAATGATGAAAAGGGCTATTTCTATGGAAATTCCTTTCAAGTGTTCTATGATGATATAAAAACCCTAGGCATTTTTGCAGAATTGAATGTTGATGTGAACCGAAATTTTACTTTGGGGGTCAACGCGGAGTTTTACGACTATGATACCGAAACGGACAACCCAGCTTGGAACCTGCCCAGTATTAAAGGCTCTTTGTTTATGGATTATCAAATAGGTAAACAATGGTATATGGGAGCCAACCTGTTTTTTGTTGGCGAGCGTGAAGATTTGGTTTCTGTGGCTCTTGAGAACGCTGAGCCTTCTGATTTTCCTTCGACTATAGTCACTTTAGATAGTTTTTTTGATGCCAATGCACATGTAGGCTATCGTTTTAATGAACAGCTTTCCGTCTTTGTGAAAGCGTCCAATATTGCCAATAATGATTATCAACGTTGGGCCAATTTTAGAGTTCAAAGTTTTCAGGCCCTAGCTGGTCTTTCTTATAAGTTCGATTTTTGA